The DNA window CGGCGTCGCGTGTTTTGGCGATGGAGTCCACCAACTGGCCACTGATGCCGAAATCGCAAAGTTTGATGTTTCCGTTTCGGTCCAGGAGAATGTTTGACGGCTTGATGTCTGGACAATAACATCAAAAATGAATCACAAGTACATCACAATAATTGCACACTTGCTTACCTCTGTGGATTATTTTCAAGTTTTCTTTGAGGTGGTTAAGTGCTTTCACAGTCTGGAAGGTGGAAAATTTCAGAGTCAGATGGGAGTCACGATGATGGCGGCGGCCAGCATCAAACTTACAGCTAAAGTGATTTTGCCCAAGATTTCCTCAGGAATGACGTCATCTAGTGAGCAATACACAAACTTGTAGAATTTGTCTAAGGAGGTAGCCATGAGTTCCATGCAGATCCAACAGTCACCCTGAAAGgaacaaaaatacaagttactACATAACTTCCAAGGCCTGTAGAATGTCCTATCACGGCGATAAGTTACTAGTGCCAAGAAAGCTTCTAGTCTTGACAGAAAATCATAAATGTGAAGAGATTTTTATTCTGGTTCTGAGAGGAAATTATTTTCCTGACAGACGGATTACTTTTAAATATTTACTCAAATTCCAGTAGATTTTTCTGGTTGACACGGTGGAGTTCTAATGTAAAACATGATCATCTGCGGCCACCAAGACTCGAATTCGCACCTCCCTGAAAAGAGCTCCGTAGAACTGCACGATGTAGGGGCAGTCGCTGCTGCGCATCACAACATCCAAGTCCATGAGGAGCTGCTTCTGCTCCTTCTCGTCGACCGTGGAACGAATCCTCTGGGAAAGGGAGGAACGTTACGAAGGAGAAAGTGCGAGGAAAGCGATGCCGCCGGAGCTTTGTTCCTACCTTGACTGCCATAATTTTGTTGCTAGGCTTGTGCACCATCTTGTTGACCGATCCGTAAGCCCCGCGACCGATCTCTCccaggtccttcaggtcctcgGCCGTGAAGTCCCACAGCTGCTCGGGGGAGAGCTTCAGCTTTCCAGACGACTCGATGCTGTGCGTCCGCAGCCTCTCGCTGAGACGGCGACAAGAAACGACAAAGTACATTTGGGCCTTCCCGATCCTTGCCGCAGACAAAATGGTGAAAGTAACTCACATGTGTGGGTTCTGGAAGGGCTGCCCACCCGTGTTCAGTGTGATCCTGGTGGTGGGTTTGATGGGCGGGTTGGCAAAGTTCAACTTGAGAGCTTTTCGTTTACctgacaacaaaaacaacaagcagCGAAGTCAGCGACTGCCGGGATCTACGACTCGGAACAAaacgcaagaaaaaaaaagatgagtgaGGAGATGCTTAATGCTCAACAGACAACGAGATCCTCGTTTTATTGCGGCTCGAGGTGACACATGCAGGTGTAAATGAGCGACATTTCGAGACAGGAAACAGCAAGTCATGTTAATCGATAAAGAACAGCTCGCAGAACCTCATTGGGAGACcatctttttctttgtttcattacatttaaat is part of the Stigmatopora argus isolate UIUO_Sarg chromosome 14, RoL_Sarg_1.0, whole genome shotgun sequence genome and encodes:
- the map2k4a gene encoding dual specificity mitogen-activated protein kinase kinase 4a isoform X3, whose protein sequence is MDFKHTTMASPGVNKTSSAASNNGGSVNASSATHHQPLQHISSVSSLQDSNTCWRCQSETALKLNFANPPIKPTTRITLNTGGQPFQNPHIERLRTHSIESSGKLKLSPEQLWDFTAEDLKDLGEIGRGAYGSVNKMVHKPSNKIMAVKRIRSTVDEKEQKQLLMDLDVVMRSSDCPYIVQFYGALFREGDCWICMELMATSLDKFYKFVYCSLDDVIPEEILGKITLATVKALNHLKENLKIIHRDIKPSNILLDRNGNIKLCDFGISGQLVDSIAKTRDAGCRPYMAPERIDPCASRQGYDVRSDVWSLGITLYELATGCFPYPKWNSVFDQLTQVVRGDPPQLSNSDERRFSPKFISFVNKCLTKDESKRPKYKELLKDPFIQMYEERQVDVAAYVCRLLDQMPASPSSPSYME
- the map2k4a gene encoding dual specificity mitogen-activated protein kinase kinase 4a isoform X1, whose protein sequence is MDFKHTTMASPGVNKTSSAASNNGGSVNASSATHHQPLQHISSVSSLQDSNTCWRCQSETGFQINLSGAPPSKRKALKLNFANPPIKPTTRITLNTGGQPFQNPHIERLRTHSIESSGKLKLSPEQLWDFTAEDLKDLGEIGRGAYGSVNKMVHKPSNKIMAVKRIRSTVDEKEQKQLLMDLDVVMRSSDCPYIVQFYGALFREGDCWICMELMATSLDKFYKFVYCSLDDVIPEEILGKITLATVKALNHLKENLKIIHRDIKPSNILLDRNGNIKLCDFGISGQLVDSIAKTRDAGCRPYMAPERIDPCASRQGYDVRSDVWSLGITLYELATGCFPYPKWNSVFDQLTQVVRGDPPQLSNSDERRFSPKFISFVNKCLTKDESKRPKYKELLKDPFIQMYEERQVDVAAYVCRLLDQMPASPSSPSYME
- the map2k4a gene encoding dual specificity mitogen-activated protein kinase kinase 4a isoform X2; this translates as MDFKHTTMASPGVNKTSSAASNNGGSVNASSATHHQPLQHISSVSSLQDSNTCWRCQSETGKRKALKLNFANPPIKPTTRITLNTGGQPFQNPHIERLRTHSIESSGKLKLSPEQLWDFTAEDLKDLGEIGRGAYGSVNKMVHKPSNKIMAVKRIRSTVDEKEQKQLLMDLDVVMRSSDCPYIVQFYGALFREGDCWICMELMATSLDKFYKFVYCSLDDVIPEEILGKITLATVKALNHLKENLKIIHRDIKPSNILLDRNGNIKLCDFGISGQLVDSIAKTRDAGCRPYMAPERIDPCASRQGYDVRSDVWSLGITLYELATGCFPYPKWNSVFDQLTQVVRGDPPQLSNSDERRFSPKFISFVNKCLTKDESKRPKYKELLKDPFIQMYEERQVDVAAYVCRLLDQMPASPSSPSYME
- the map2k4a gene encoding dual specificity mitogen-activated protein kinase kinase 4a isoform X4 produces the protein MVHKPSNKIMAVKRIRSTVDEKEQKQLLMDLDVVMRSSDCPYIVQFYGALFREGDCWICMELMATSLDKFYKFVYCSLDDVIPEEILGKITLATVKALNHLKENLKIIHRDIKPSNILLDRNGNIKLCDFGISGQLVDSIAKTRDAGCRPYMAPERIDPCASRQGYDVRSDVWSLGITLYELATGCFPYPKWNSVFDQLTQVVRGDPPQLSNSDERRFSPKFISFVNKCLTKDESKRPKYKELLKDPFIQMYEERQVDVAAYVCRLLDQMPASPSSPSYME